One Nitrospirota bacterium DNA segment encodes these proteins:
- a CDS encoding AI-2E family transporter, with protein sequence MTTRPNLHEEDPTRRAIRIALAVGILVLSAAVFSPFFSPLLWATVLCYALYPLYSRLVRATGGRQTLSALIMCVIMTIGLIVPLVYLSILIAEDLADTYRAVVALLKEGDQPLIEGWRRYPVIAAIVQELQRLERLTGTELRSSLAENLTDLGRLLFGQLTRIMTNVLYGVMQLSMILLCAFYFFRDGETIVEWIQCTLPVPAERQRLVIMRFDEVIKGAVYGNTLIALLEGSIGGLAFWLVGLPSAVLWGAAMAVLAYLPLVGAGLIWVPAALWLLLQGAYVKVGVLVAAGIMIAVTDYLVRTIVVGSRSRLHTLLVFFSVLGGIHILGLVGIVGGPLVVAVAITLLESYRIEKSPVVTAPS encoded by the coding sequence ATGACGACTCGACCGAACCTGCACGAAGAGGACCCGACGAGGCGCGCCATTCGCATCGCGCTGGCCGTGGGCATCCTCGTCCTCAGCGCCGCGGTTTTCAGCCCGTTTTTCTCCCCTCTCTTGTGGGCGACCGTGCTCTGTTACGCTCTGTATCCTTTGTACAGCCGCCTGGTGCGCGCCACGGGCGGTCGGCAGACGCTCAGCGCGCTGATCATGTGCGTCATCATGACCATCGGCCTCATCGTGCCGTTGGTCTATCTGTCCATTCTCATCGCAGAAGACCTGGCGGATACCTATCGCGCGGTGGTCGCACTGCTCAAAGAAGGGGACCAGCCCTTGATCGAAGGCTGGCGCCGCTATCCCGTCATCGCCGCGATCGTGCAGGAACTGCAGAGACTGGAGCGATTGACGGGAACGGAGCTGCGTTCGAGCCTTGCCGAGAACCTGACCGACTTGGGCCGATTGCTCTTCGGGCAACTGACCCGCATCATGACCAACGTGTTGTACGGGGTGATGCAGTTGAGCATGATTCTGCTCTGCGCGTTCTATTTTTTTCGGGACGGCGAAACCATTGTCGAGTGGATCCAGTGCACCCTGCCGGTACCGGCCGAACGGCAGCGGCTGGTGATCATGCGGTTCGACGAAGTGATCAAGGGCGCGGTGTACGGGAATACGCTCATTGCGTTGCTCGAAGGATCGATCGGAGGCCTGGCGTTTTGGCTTGTGGGACTGCCCTCCGCCGTGCTCTGGGGGGCGGCCATGGCCGTTCTTGCCTATCTGCCGCTGGTGGGAGCCGGGCTGATCTGGGTGCCCGCCGCCCTCTGGCTGCTCCTGCAAGGCGCCTATGTCAAAGTCGGTGTGCTGGTTGCGGCCGGAATTATGATCGCCGTGACGGATTACCTGGTCCGTACGATCGTGGTCGGAAGCCGATCCCGGCTTCACACATTGCTCGTCTTTTTTTCCGTGTTGGGCGGCATTCACATCTTGGGTCTGGTCGGAATCGTGGGCGGGCCCCTGGTCGTCGCGGTGGCCATTACGCTGCTGGAGAGTTATCGGATCGAGAAGTCTCCGGTGGTGACCGCGCCATCCTAG
- a CDS encoding YihY/virulence factor BrkB family protein, which produces MSLRSGVVLAGGILRVAVRKFAQVNGLFLASGLAFSLILYAIPLALIMISLLGYTVLGSAQAMSEVESVIRRFLPRSQQAFAENVASIVANRGLLGAAGFVSFLVFSTTVFGSIRFVLNIVFEAGPGRSFLGGIARDLLMLAFCVALVLIAIVAGWLLDQVRAAGDHLPWLAPLWEFVVRAVRTLLALALAGGLIYGLYRFSPAKTLSPDALAVGSLAALALFEVARRSFAWYIEFAQSSIALYGALSGLVFLFFWLYYASAVFVLGAAAGWAYEHMKRADSGSIATPALGLAMIAIMPHLGDWIRKALR; this is translated from the coding sequence ATGAGCCTTCGCAGCGGCGTCGTCCTGGCGGGTGGGATTCTCCGCGTGGCGGTGCGCAAGTTTGCCCAGGTCAACGGGTTGTTTCTCGCGAGCGGGCTGGCCTTCAGCCTGATTCTCTACGCGATCCCGCTGGCGCTCATCATGATTTCTCTTCTCGGATACACGGTGCTGGGGTCCGCGCAGGCGATGAGCGAAGTCGAGTCCGTGATCCGGCGTTTCCTGCCTCGATCCCAGCAGGCATTTGCCGAGAACGTCGCCTCGATCGTGGCCAACCGCGGCCTGCTCGGCGCGGCCGGCTTCGTGTCGTTCCTGGTGTTCAGCACGACCGTATTCGGATCCATTCGATTTGTTCTGAACATCGTGTTCGAGGCCGGTCCGGGCCGGAGTTTTCTTGGGGGCATCGCGCGCGATCTGCTCATGCTGGCGTTCTGCGTCGCGTTGGTCCTAATCGCGATCGTCGCGGGTTGGCTGCTGGATCAGGTCCGCGCCGCCGGCGATCATCTCCCGTGGCTGGCGCCGCTCTGGGAGTTCGTTGTCCGCGCGGTCAGAACGCTGCTCGCACTCGCGTTGGCCGGGGGCTTGATCTACGGCTTGTACCGTTTTTCTCCCGCCAAGACGTTGAGCCCGGACGCGCTCGCCGTCGGATCCCTGGCGGCACTGGCGCTGTTCGAAGTGGCCAGGCGAAGCTTCGCCTGGTACATCGAGTTCGCCCAGTCGAGCATCGCGTTATACGGCGCGCTCAGCGGTCTCGTGTTTCTGTTCTTTTGGCTGTACTATGCCTCGGCGGTCTTTGTCTTGGGTGCGGCGGCGGGCTGGGCGTATGAGCATATGAAGCGCGCCGACTCCGGCTCAATCGCAACGCCGGCGCTCGGCCTCGCTATGATCGCCATCATGCCGCATCTGGGCGATTGGATTCGGAAGGCGTTGCGGTGA
- the glgP gene encoding alpha-glucan family phosphorylase: MKGVSGFTVPVYLLDTDVEENQPGDRRLTDVLYGGDASYRLCQEVVLGYGGLKILRALGYREVPCYHLNEGHAALPVLALLEEKLAARGGTGPVSAEMVEAVREQCVFTTHTPVPAGHDQFPADLARRILGERRCGWLQACGTGRALNMTELALRGSRYINGVAMKHGEVSQSMFPGYPIHSITNGVHAVTWAAPAFHALYDRRLPDWRRDPLSLRYALGIPGAEIWAAHAEAKRALVEFINRETNAGFDRDVLTLGFARRATLYKRGTLVFHDMERLKQIARQVGPFQLVFAGKAHPRDQDGKDTIRRIHEARDALKGAVAVAYLNNYDMALAKLVCAGVDVWLNTPPAAPGSLRDQRDEGGDQRSSEPQRTGRLVARRPCRGSHRLVDRGAHRRLSGTGTRDGCLPCGGAV, from the coding sequence GTGAAAGGCGTGTCGGGTTTTACCGTCCCGGTGTACCTCTTGGACACGGACGTGGAGGAGAATCAGCCCGGAGACCGCCGCTTGACGGATGTGCTGTACGGCGGAGACGCGTCCTATCGACTCTGCCAGGAAGTGGTGCTGGGGTACGGCGGGCTGAAGATCCTACGCGCATTGGGCTATCGCGAGGTGCCGTGCTATCACCTCAACGAAGGGCATGCCGCGCTGCCGGTTCTGGCCCTGCTGGAGGAGAAACTGGCCGCGCGGGGCGGGACCGGGCCGGTCTCCGCCGAGATGGTCGAGGCCGTGCGCGAGCAATGCGTCTTCACCACCCACACGCCCGTGCCGGCCGGCCACGACCAGTTCCCGGCCGACCTCGCCCGCCGCATACTCGGCGAGCGCCGGTGCGGATGGTTGCAGGCCTGCGGGACCGGACGGGCGCTGAACATGACCGAGTTGGCGTTGCGCGGTTCCCGGTACATCAACGGCGTCGCCATGAAGCACGGCGAGGTGTCCCAATCCATGTTTCCGGGCTATCCGATTCACTCGATCACCAACGGGGTCCACGCCGTGACCTGGGCCGCCCCGGCATTCCACGCGCTGTACGATCGCCGCCTGCCGGACTGGCGGCGCGATCCGTTGTCGCTGCGGTACGCCTTGGGCATTCCCGGCGCGGAGATCTGGGCGGCGCATGCGGAGGCCAAGCGCGCGCTGGTGGAGTTTATCAATCGCGAGACGAACGCGGGATTCGATCGCGACGTGCTGACCCTGGGATTCGCCAGACGCGCCACGCTCTACAAGCGGGGCACGCTGGTTTTTCATGACATGGAGCGCTTGAAGCAGATCGCCCGGCAAGTGGGGCCGTTCCAGCTCGTCTTCGCCGGCAAGGCCCATCCGCGGGACCAGGACGGGAAGGACACGATCCGGCGGATCCACGAGGCGCGAGACGCGCTCAAAGGCGCCGTCGCGGTCGCCTACCTCAACAATTACGACATGGCGTTGGCGAAGCTCGTCTGTGCCGGCGTCGACGTGTGGCTCAATACCCCCCCTGCCGCCCCTGGAAGCCTCCGGGACCAGCGGGATGAAGGCGGCGATCAACGGAGTTCCGAGCCTCAGCGTACTGGACGGCTGGTGGCTCGAAGGCCATGTCGAGGGAGTCACCGGCTGGTCGATCGGGGAGCGCATCGACGCCTGTCTGGAACCGGCACCAGGGATGGATGCCTGCCATGCGGCGGCGCTGTATGA
- a CDS encoding helix-hairpin-helix domain-containing protein translates to MTHRTSTTRIVPLIVAFGFMFLSPGPTFLFPRLDQTASAGTGSTFPPQVQRPPDIAVERLDRPPRDRPDEGRLLDLNTASLDQLTTLPGVDDTTARSIIGGRPYRTRDDLVGKGILSEAAYETIKDHVTVAPE, encoded by the coding sequence GTGACTCACCGTACCAGCACCACCAGAATCGTCCCACTCATCGTAGCGTTCGGCTTCATGTTCCTCTCGCCGGGGCCGACCTTCCTGTTTCCTCGTCTCGACCAAACGGCGTCCGCCGGGACCGGATCGACGTTTCCGCCCCAGGTGCAACGACCGCCCGATATTGCGGTCGAACGCTTGGACCGGCCTCCGCGGGACCGTCCGGACGAAGGCCGTTTACTCGATCTCAACACCGCGTCCCTCGATCAGCTCACAACGCTGCCCGGAGTCGACGACACAACCGCCAGGTCGATCATCGGAGGTCGTCCTTATCGGACCAGAGACGACCTTGTGGGGAAAGGGATTCTCTCCGAGGCCGCGTATGAAACGATCAAGGATCACGTAACCGTGGCGCCTGAGTGA
- a CDS encoding FKBP-type peptidyl-prolyl cis-trans isomerase yields the protein MNVSVGKVVSVEYTLRIDEEDIVDTNVGADPLIYQHGAQEILPGLEKGLEGMAVGESKRIEVSPAEGYGDVHPEGFFEIAKDRIAPDALRVGAKLQGEAPDGTPVFPRVAEIREETVVLDLNHPLAGKTLYFDVKVLDIKQSS from the coding sequence ATGAACGTATCGGTCGGGAAAGTCGTGTCGGTCGAATATACCCTGCGGATCGATGAGGAAGACATCGTCGACACGAATGTCGGCGCCGATCCCTTGATCTATCAGCACGGGGCGCAGGAAATTCTGCCCGGCTTGGAGAAGGGGCTGGAAGGCATGGCGGTCGGCGAGAGCAAGCGGATCGAGGTGAGTCCCGCCGAGGGCTACGGCGACGTGCATCCTGAAGGGTTCTTCGAGATCGCCAAAGATCGGATTGCGCCGGACGCCTTGCGCGTCGGGGCGAAGCTCCAGGGTGAAGCGCCGGATGGGACGCCGGTGTTCCCGCGCGTGGCCGAGATCCGGGAGGAGACGGTCGTGTTGGACTTAAATCATCCGCTGGCCGGCAAGACCCTCTACTTCGATGTGAAGGTGCTGGATATCAAGCAGTCCTCATGA
- a CDS encoding acetolactate synthase large subunit, translating to MKASDLLVRCLEHEGVDFVFGVPGEENLDVMDSLLGSPIRFIVTRHEQGAAFMADVHGRLTGRAGVCLSTLGPGATNLLTGVADAYLDGAPLVAITGQASLDRMHKESHQFIDVLSMFRPVTKWNAELFTPQIIPETVRKAFKVAQTEKPGATHLELPEDVAAQQVADLSYHSPLRVQFPFLPEPLTAQVNRAAEVIAKARRPIILAGNGVVRGRAHEALRRLARQCHIPVAHTFMGKGVMPDSDPLSLYTIGLQMQDYSAAVFADSDVVIAVGYDLVEYAPCFWNPNRDKHIVHVDVTPAEVDAHYIVDVGVLGDLSLSLDQIGDQLTSFEPQWAKATRERIQAAFDAEWAAPPLWPMRPQHIVRELRAALGSDALVVCDVGAHKLWMARMFPCEVPNTCLISNGFASMGIALPGAIAAKLLFPQRQVVAVTGDAGFLMNSQEMETAVRLRLPLVVLIWRDDGYGVIRWKQQLKFGRTSGVEFGNPNFVAYAESFGAVGYRVEGPTELGAVLKEALACGKPAVIDCPVDYSENLRLAERLKQEF from the coding sequence ATGAAGGCGTCGGATCTGCTCGTGCGCTGTCTGGAACATGAAGGGGTGGATTTTGTCTTCGGGGTGCCCGGCGAAGAGAACCTCGACGTCATGGACTCGCTGTTGGGCTCGCCCATCCGCTTCATCGTCACGCGCCACGAGCAGGGCGCGGCGTTCATGGCCGACGTGCATGGGCGACTGACGGGCCGGGCCGGGGTGTGTCTCTCCACGCTGGGGCCGGGCGCGACCAATCTCCTGACCGGCGTGGCCGACGCCTATCTGGACGGCGCGCCGCTCGTGGCGATCACGGGGCAGGCGTCGCTGGACCGCATGCACAAAGAATCGCATCAATTCATCGATGTCCTGTCCATGTTCAGGCCGGTGACCAAATGGAACGCCGAGCTGTTCACCCCCCAGATCATTCCGGAAACGGTGCGCAAAGCCTTCAAGGTCGCACAAACCGAAAAGCCGGGGGCCACGCATCTGGAGTTGCCCGAGGACGTCGCCGCTCAACAGGTCGCCGACTTGTCCTATCACAGCCCGTTGCGCGTCCAATTCCCGTTCTTGCCGGAGCCGCTGACCGCGCAGGTGAACCGGGCGGCGGAGGTGATCGCCAAAGCCCGCCGGCCGATCATCCTCGCGGGCAACGGGGTGGTGCGCGGCCGCGCGCATGAGGCGCTGCGCCGGTTGGCCCGCCAGTGCCATATTCCCGTCGCCCACACCTTCATGGGCAAGGGGGTCATGCCGGACAGCGATCCGCTGTCCCTGTACACGATCGGCCTGCAAATGCAGGACTATTCGGCGGCGGTCTTCGCCGACAGCGACGTGGTGATCGCGGTCGGCTACGACCTGGTCGAATACGCCCCCTGCTTCTGGAATCCGAACCGGGACAAGCACATCGTCCATGTGGATGTGACGCCCGCCGAAGTGGATGCGCATTACATCGTCGATGTCGGCGTGCTGGGCGATCTCTCGCTGTCGCTCGACCAGATCGGGGACCAGCTCACGTCCTTCGAGCCGCAGTGGGCCAAAGCCACGCGGGAACGGATTCAGGCGGCCTTCGATGCGGAATGGGCGGCTCCGCCCTTGTGGCCCATGCGGCCGCAGCACATCGTGCGCGAACTGCGCGCGGCGCTCGGATCGGACGCCCTGGTGGTCTGCGATGTCGGCGCCCACAAGCTCTGGATGGCTAGAATGTTCCCCTGCGAGGTGCCGAATACCTGCCTCATCTCCAATGGGTTCGCTTCCATGGGCATTGCGTTGCCCGGCGCCATTGCGGCCAAGCTGCTGTTCCCGCAGCGACAGGTAGTGGCCGTCACCGGCGACGCCGGGTTCCTGATGAACTCGCAGGAAATGGAGACCGCCGTGCGGCTCCGTCTGCCGCTCGTCGTCCTGATCTGGCGGGACGACGGGTACGGCGTCATCCGCTGGAAGCAGCAACTCAAGTTCGGGCGGACGTCCGGGGTCGAGTTCGGCAATCCAAACTTCGTCGCCTATGCTGAGAGCTTCGGCGCGGTCGGTTATCGAGTCGAGGGACCGACGGAGTTGGGCGCCGTCCTCAAGGAAGCCCTCGCCTGCGGCAAACCGGCGGTGATCGATTGTCCGGTGGATTACTCGGAGAACCTCAGGTTGGCGGAGCGGCTCAAACAGGAATTCTGA
- a CDS encoding OsmC family protein, which yields MEVRSKVYTYRTTVKWTEKKMGVMASPGKPEIQVATPPEFKGHEGMWSPEDLFVASINSCVMSTFLAFAERAGLAFTAYESDAEGRVELTGGKLQVTAVVLKPRVTLAPGVDSAKAQEILAKAEANCLISNSVKTNITMEATIV from the coding sequence ATGGAGGTCCGTAGCAAGGTCTACACGTACCGCACGACGGTCAAATGGACCGAGAAGAAGATGGGCGTGATGGCATCGCCCGGAAAACCGGAGATCCAGGTCGCGACGCCTCCGGAGTTCAAGGGACACGAAGGGATGTGGTCGCCGGAAGATCTCTTTGTCGCCTCGATCAATAGCTGTGTGATGAGCACCTTCCTCGCGTTCGCCGAGCGGGCCGGCCTGGCGTTCACGGCTTATGAGAGCGACGCCGAAGGGCGCGTCGAATTGACGGGCGGCAAGCTTCAAGTGACGGCGGTGGTCTTGAAGCCCAGAGTGACGCTGGCGCCGGGCGTTGATTCCGCCAAGGCCCAAGAGATCCTCGCCAAGGCCGAAGCCAACTGTCTGATCTCCAATTCGGTCAAGACAAACATCACGATGGAGGCGACGATCGTGTGA
- a CDS encoding YbaK/EbsC family protein — MAITRKLQEYLDREHVHYDVLRHPEAFRALAIAHSLHAPEKEMAKVVIVRVDGRFVMTVLPASWNLDLHRLRDLFPTHHVRLATEDELKDLFPDCELGAMPPFGNLYGLDVYVDRSLAEDEHIFFQAGNHCEAVRMRYADFAALVFPRVAELHRSPSEVW, encoded by the coding sequence ATGGCCATCACACGCAAACTCCAAGAGTATCTTGATCGCGAACACGTCCACTACGATGTTTTGCGGCACCCGGAGGCCTTCCGGGCCCTCGCCATCGCCCACTCGCTCCATGCCCCCGAGAAGGAGATGGCCAAGGTCGTGATCGTGAGAGTGGACGGGCGGTTCGTCATGACCGTGTTGCCCGCGAGTTGGAATCTGGATCTCCATCGGCTCCGAGACCTGTTTCCGACCCACCATGTTCGGTTGGCGACCGAGGATGAACTCAAGGACCTCTTCCCCGACTGCGAACTGGGCGCCATGCCGCCGTTCGGGAATCTCTACGGACTGGACGTGTATGTGGATCGATCGCTGGCCGAAGACGAGCACATCTTCTTTCAAGCCGGCAATCACTGCGAAGCGGTCCGGATGCGGTATGCCGACTTTGCCGCGCTGGTCTTTCCGAGGGTGGCGGAACTCCATCGTTCGCCCTCGGAAGTCTGGTGA
- a CDS encoding PAS domain S-box protein has translation MTSQNSLRILLIEDNRCDARLLKEHLAEAGASRVQVTQVDRLATAIELVAGQKPDVVLLDLSLPDSHGLETLTRMHAAANGVPIVVLTSVEDEALGLRLIQAGAQDYLVKGQVTGALLTRALRYAVERKRMEAALKQSERTLRAQARLLRSILCSMGEGVVVVDEAGIPVMFNPAAERILVIPPAGVSSAEWIQRMDALCPDMASPSRSADLPLLQVFRGDEVNNVELFIRRTGSARGSWLTVSTRRLQGDDRTARGSVVVFHDITHHKLVEAELRDSEHRLRSLIESAQDIIFTIFKDAIITSLNPAFERLTGWSCGQWMGKPFGDLLHPDDLLFTADLVAHTVTEREVLTTALHMRRKEGGYLTVETTLVPHVNGGRVVGVMGIARDVSERKRAEEALRDHAERLRSIVESTKDAIVSLDHEGKVSFWNKGAEDMFGYSMQEIVGRPVTRIIPERFREAHELGIKRAVAAGRLTVTGNMFELFGLRKDGTEFPLELTLAAWHAKSGLFFTGILRDITERKRAEAEREKLLNDRLLLLESTGEGIYGLDLQGRCTFINKAGAKMLGYQPEELVGKNMHALIHHHQVW, from the coding sequence ATGACGAGTCAGAATTCCTTGCGCATTCTTTTGATAGAAGATAACCGGTGCGACGCTCGGTTGTTGAAGGAACATCTGGCTGAGGCCGGCGCGTCCCGGGTTCAGGTGACGCAGGTTGACCGGCTCGCGACAGCCATCGAACTGGTGGCTGGCCAGAAGCCGGATGTCGTGCTGCTGGATCTCTCGCTCCCGGACAGCCATGGCCTCGAGACGCTGACCCGCATGCATGCGGCCGCGAACGGCGTGCCCATCGTCGTCCTGACCAGCGTCGAGGATGAAGCGCTGGGACTCCGGTTGATCCAGGCCGGAGCGCAGGACTACCTGGTCAAGGGCCAGGTGACCGGCGCTCTCCTGACCCGAGCTCTGCGCTACGCCGTCGAACGAAAACGCATGGAGGCGGCGTTGAAACAGTCCGAGCGAACCCTGCGCGCGCAAGCCCGGTTGCTCCGTTCCATTTTGTGCAGCATGGGGGAAGGCGTCGTGGTCGTTGACGAAGCGGGCATACCCGTGATGTTCAACCCGGCGGCCGAGCGGATATTGGTTATTCCGCCGGCGGGAGTCTCATCAGCAGAGTGGATACAGCGGATGGACGCGTTGTGCCCTGACATGGCTTCGCCGTCTCGGAGTGCGGACTTACCGCTCCTGCAAGTCTTCCGGGGAGACGAGGTCAATAACGTGGAGCTGTTTATCCGCCGAACGGGGAGCGCCCGAGGCTCCTGGCTGACCGTGAGCACGAGGAGGTTACAGGGTGACGATAGGACCGCGCGTGGAAGTGTCGTGGTGTTTCACGACATCACCCATCACAAGCTCGTGGAGGCGGAGTTGCGCGACTCCGAGCATCGGCTCCGAAGTTTGATCGAGAGCGCTCAGGACATCATTTTCACCATCTTCAAAGACGCCATCATCACCTCACTGAACCCTGCTTTTGAGCGGCTGACGGGCTGGTCCTGCGGCCAGTGGATGGGAAAACCCTTCGGCGACCTCCTTCATCCGGACGATCTGCTGTTCACGGCGGACCTCGTGGCACATACGGTGACGGAGCGCGAGGTACTCACAACGGCCTTGCATATGCGCAGGAAGGAAGGCGGCTATTTGACGGTGGAAACGACCCTTGTTCCCCATGTGAACGGCGGGCGGGTGGTCGGTGTGATGGGCATTGCACGCGATGTCTCGGAGCGGAAGCGGGCAGAAGAGGCGCTCCGCGACCATGCAGAACGATTGCGTTCGATCGTGGAGTCCACGAAAGATGCGATTGTGTCGCTGGACCACGAGGGCAAGGTGTCGTTCTGGAACAAGGGAGCCGAGGACATGTTCGGCTATTCCATGCAGGAAATCGTCGGGCGTCCCGTGACCCGCATCATCCCTGAGCGCTTCAGAGAGGCCCATGAACTGGGGATCAAGCGAGCCGTGGCAGCGGGGCGATTGACGGTGACGGGAAACATGTTCGAGCTCTTCGGATTAAGAAAGGATGGTACCGAGTTTCCTTTGGAGCTCACCCTTGCCGCCTGGCATGCTAAATCCGGTCTGTTCTTCACCGGGATTCTTCGGGACATCACGGAGCGGAAGCGGGCCGAGGCGGAGCGGGAGAAGCTGCTGAACGATCGGCTGCTGCTGTTGGAATCCACCGGCGAGGGCATCTATGGGCTGGACCTGCAAGGCCGATGCACCTTCATCAACAAGGCCGGGGCGAAAATGCTGGGGTATCAGCCCGAAGAATTGGTGGGAAAGAACATGCACGCGCTCATTCATCACCATCAGGTATGGTGA
- a CDS encoding sugar phosphate nucleotidyltransferase, with product MVILQPADRGTAAGIFLPLTYIVARDAEATVIVYPSDHFVYPEQRFLDSVRRAVLTADWLPDRLVLLGVTPDRLELNYGWILPGEQLDCSSNYRVQAVRAFSERPTPAEADAALAAGALWNASVFAANAQTLWDLGCRCFPDLMPLFERLHLAIGTPHEARVLDLIYHQMPSDNFSSGLLQRIPEQTAVIEMKEVLWSDWGRPERIADSLRRIGRQPAFPLACLDRPFAPTGLTASEGRAMAGL from the coding sequence ATGGTGATCCTGCAGCCGGCCGACCGAGGCACGGCGGCCGGGATCTTTCTCCCGCTGACCTATATCGTGGCCCGCGACGCCGAGGCCACCGTGATCGTCTACCCATCGGACCATTTCGTGTATCCGGAACAGCGGTTCCTCGACTCGGTCCGGCGGGCCGTCTTGACCGCCGACTGGCTTCCTGATCGACTCGTGTTGCTCGGGGTGACTCCGGATCGCCTTGAATTGAACTATGGGTGGATCCTGCCCGGCGAACAGCTCGATTGCTCGTCGAATTATCGGGTCCAGGCGGTACGGGCTTTTTCCGAGCGACCGACGCCGGCTGAAGCTGATGCGGCGCTCGCTGCGGGCGCGCTGTGGAATGCGTCGGTGTTCGCCGCCAACGCGCAGACTCTCTGGGACTTGGGTTGCCGGTGTTTCCCCGACTTGATGCCGTTGTTCGAGCGCTTGCACCTGGCAATCGGCACGCCGCACGAAGCCAGAGTGCTTGATCTCATTTATCACCAGATGCCGAGTGACAATTTTTCATCCGGTTTGCTCCAACGGATTCCAGAACAGACCGCGGTCATCGAGATGAAAGAAGTGCTCTGGAGCGATTGGGGGAGGCCCGAACGGATTGCCGATTCGCTGCGACGGATCGGCCGCCAGCCCGCGTTTCCGTTGGCCTGTCTCGACAGGCCGTTCGCGCCGACCGGATTGACGGCCAGCGAAGGGCGCGCGATGGCGGGCCTGTAA